One segment of Rosa chinensis cultivar Old Blush chromosome 6, RchiOBHm-V2, whole genome shotgun sequence DNA contains the following:
- the LOC112173086 gene encoding DNA replication licensing factor MCM4, producing the protein MASDSSAPNFNNGPSSPDDSFSSPIGNTFSSPADAAAARQRTRRRSTTPTAFATPPASRSRFAASETTPTPSFRTRRPNGTARTPSSTDDGPPSSEGGDSYGMDEDRPTFVWGTNISVNDVKLAIIRFLKNFRDQSQNSESDYLTEGKYIEAIKRILEMEGDSLDVDARNVFDYDSDLYAKMVRYPLEVLAIFDIVLMELLPVINPLFEKHIQTRIFNLKTSTSMRNLNPSDIERMVSIKGMIIRSSSIIPEIREAIFRCLVCGYYSDPLPVEKGKINEPTRCMKEECQAKNSMTLVHNRCRFTDKQIVRLQETPDEIPEGGTPHTVSLLMHDKLVDAGKPGDRVEVTGIYRAMSVRVGPTQRTVKSLFKTYIDCLHIKKSDKSRMLAEEQTEVENSLGGNSDEILFDEKKVEQLKELAKQPDIYDRLTRSLAPNIWELDDVKKGLLCQLFGGNALKLPSGARFRGDINILLVGDPGTSKSQLLQYIHKLAPRGIYTSGRGSSAVGLTAYVAKDPETGETVLESGALVLSDRGICCIDEFDKMSDSARSMLHEVMEQQTVSIAKAGIIASLNARTSVLACANPSGSRYNPRLSVIDNIHLPPTLLSRFDLIYLILDKADEQTDRRLAKHIVALHFENPETVQQDVLDLATLTAYVGFARKHIHPQLSDEAAEELTRGYVELRRRGNFPGSSKKVITATPRQIESLIRLSEALARIRFSESVEKHDVMEAFRLLEVAMQQSATDHSTGTIDMDLINTGISASERMRRENLVSSARNLIMEKMQLGGPSMRLLELLEELKKQSSGSEIHVNDLRNAIATLASEGFVAVHGDGVKRV; encoded by the exons atGGCTTCCGACTCTTCTGCACCCAATTTCAACAACG GGCCTTCCTCTCCCGATGACTCCTTCTCCAGCCCAATCGGCAACACCTTCTCTTCTCCGGCCGACGCCGCCGCCGCTCGCCAGAGAACCCGCCGCCGATCCACCACACCCACCGCATTCGCAACCCCTCCCGCCTCCCGCTCCCGCTTCGCCGCCTCCGAAACAACCCCAACCCCATCATTTCGCACGCGCCGCCCCAACGGCACCGCACGCACCCCCTCCTCTACCGATGATGGCCCCCCCTCTTCGGAAGGCGGCGACAGCTACGGCATGGACGAGGACCGCCCCACCTTCGTCTGGGGCACCAATATCAGCGTCAATGATGTTAAGCTCGCCATTATTAGGTTTTTGAAGAATTTTCGGGACCAATCGCAGAACTCCGAGAGCGATTATCTTACCGAAGGGAAATACATTGAGGCCATCAAGAGAATTCTGGAAATGGAAGGCGATTCCCTGGATGTGGATGCCCGCAATGTGTTTGATTATGATTCCGATTTGTATGCTAAGATGGTCAGGTACCCACTTGAGGTTCTTGCTATTTTCGACATTGTTTTGATGGAATTGTTGCCTGTCATAAACCCCTTGTTCGAGAAGCACATTCAGACTCGCATTTTCAATCTCAAAACATCAACATCCATGAGAAATCTGAACCCGTCTG ATATTGAGAGGATGGTTTCAATAAAGGGGATGATTATTCGGTCCAGTTCAATAATACCTGAGATAAGGGAAGCAATATTTAGATGCCTCGTGTGTGGTTACTACTCTGACCCTCTTCCTGTAGAAAAAG GGAAAATAAATGAACCTACAAGATGCATGAAGGAAGAGTGTCAAGCCAAGAATTCTATGACACTTGTTCACAACCGTTGCAG GTTTACTGATAAACAGATTGTGAGGCTCCAGGAGACGCCTGATGAGATCCCTGAAGGAGGGACACCGCATACTGTGAGTTTGTTGATGCATGACAAACTGGTTGATGCGGGAAAACCAGGTGACAGAGTTGAG GTTACTGGGATATATCGGGCTATGAGCGTAAGAGTTGGACCTACACAGAGAACTGTAAAATCATTATTCAAG ACTTATATTGATTGTCTGCATATAAAAAAGTCTGACAAGTCAAGAATGCTGGCGGAGGAGCAGACGGAAGTTGAGAATTCCTTGGGTGGAAATTCAGATGAGATTCTTTTTGATGAAAAGAAG GTGGAACAATTGAAAGAGCTGGCAAAACAGCCTGATATATATGATCGCCTAACCAGATCTTTGGCACCAAACATCTGGGAGTTAGATGATGTCAAGAAAGGCCTTCTTTGCCAG CTTTTTGGTGGGAATGCTTTGAAGTTGCCATCTGGTGCAAGGTTCCGTGGGGATATCAATATTCTTCTTGTTGGTGATCCTGGAACCAGCAAGTCCCAGTTGCTCCAGTACATACACAAGCTTGCTCCCCGTGGCATATACACTAGTGGAAGAGGGAGTTCTGCTGTTGGTTTGACTGCTTATGTTGCAAAAGATCCTGAAACAGGGGAAACT GTTTTAGAGAGTGGAGCCTTAGTTTTGAGTGATCGAGGCATTTGTTGCATTGATGAATTTGACAAAATGTCTGACAGTGCAAGGAGCATGTTACACGAG GTGATGGAGCAGCAAACTGTGTCAATAGCAAAGGCGGGAATCATTGCTTCCCTTAATGCTAGGACATCAGTCCTGGCTTGTGCAAATCCAAGTGGATCTCGCTATAATCCTCGCTTGTCCGTAATTGACAACATACACCTTCCTCCTACCTTATTATCCAG GTTTGATCTGATCTACTTAATCCTTGACAAGGCTGATGAGCAGACAGACAGGCGCCTTGCAAAGCATATTGTTGCCTTGCACTTTGAGAATCCTGAG ACTGTACAGCAGGATGTTTTAGACCTTGCCACGTTGACTGCTTATGTGGGATTTGCCCGAAAGCATATTCACCCACAGTTATCTGATGAAGCTGCAGAGGAGTTGACTCGTGGCTATGTAGAGTTGAGGAGGAGAGGAAATTTTCCGGGCAGCAGCAAAAAG GTGATAACAGCAACTCCTAGGCAAATCGAGAGTTTGATACGTCTTAGTGAAGCTCTAGCTCGGATTCGTTTTTCAGAATCG GTTGAAAAGCATGATGTAATGGAGGCATTTCGGCTTCTTGAAGTTGCAATGCAACAATCAGCAACAGATCACTCCACGG GAACGATCGACATGGATCTTATTAATACTGGAATTTCGGCAAGTGAAAGAATGAGACGGGAGAATCTAGTGTCATCAGCTCGCAACTTAATTATGGAGAAGATGCAACTTGGGGGACCCTCAATGCGTTTGTTAGAG CTGCTGGAGGAGCTGAAGAAGCAGAGTTCTGGCAGTGAAATTCACGTCAACGAT CTTAGGAATGCAATTGCTACGCTTGCCAGTGAGGGATTTGTCGCTGTTCATGGAGACGGTGTCAAAAGAGTATGA
- the LOC112174780 gene encoding protein SHI RELATED SEQUENCE 3 has product MGSRSRCEDCGNKAKKECVYMRCRTCCKNKGFRCQTHVKSTWVPLCKRSLLHEQQHPNDDHHRQQQLAIDQGHIFINPDKKLRQHNPSSSCAGLDRDHQEANFPAEVTTMAKFQGIRVSSMDDMVDLDQHAYQTSVIIGGHVFRGILHDQGPAVHQMNYYTSASAADQPHHPPSYQLINPFNAFMPAGTQFFQNLSS; this is encoded by the exons ATGGGATCAAGGTCAAGGTGCGAAGACTGTGGGAATAAAGCAAAGAAGGAGTGTGTGTACATGAGATGCAGGACTTGTTGTAAGAACAAAGGGTTTCGGTGCCAAACTCACGTCAAATCGACTTGGGTTCCTCTCTGCAAAAGAAGCCTACTCCATGAGCAGCAGCACCCTAATGATGATCACCACAGGCAACAGCAACTTGCTATTGATCAAGGACACATCTTCATCAACCCTGATAAGAAGCTAAGACAACACAACCCCTCTTCATCATGTGCAG GGCTAGATCGAGATCATCAAGAGGCTAATTTTCCGGCTGAAGTGACTACCATGGCCAAATTTCAGGGCATTCGAGTGAGCTCCATGGACGATATGGTGGATCTGGATCAGCATGCTTATCAGACAAGCGTGATTATAGGTGGCCATGTATTCAGGGGCATTCTCCATGATCAAGGCCCTGCTGTTCATCAGATGAATTATTACACTTCAGCCTCTGCAGCAGATCAACCACATCATCCTCCTTCATATCAATTGATTAATCCATTTAACGCTTTCATGCCTGCAGGTACACAATTTTTCCAAAACCTGTCATCTTAA